A region of Vigna radiata var. radiata cultivar VC1973A unplaced genomic scaffold, Vradiata_ver6 scaffold_48, whole genome shotgun sequence DNA encodes the following proteins:
- the LOC106752856 gene encoding berberine bridge enzyme-like 23, whose translation MKYLSSYFTFATAIALLFSFDLSSADEKFVQCLYNHPHITNSISSVVYTQTNSSYTSILDVSIQNRRFLNITSKPQVVITPLDASHIQATIICAQSHGLQIRTRSGGHDYEGLSYVAEVSFVILDLINLRGIEVDVENRIAWVEAGATIGELYYRISQKSKTLGFPAGECPPVGVGGHFSGGGYGYMMRKYGLAADHIIDAKIVDVNGNLLDKGTMGEDLFWAIRGGGGASFGVIVAWKIKLVSVPSIVTVFQVGRTLEENATEIIHKWQRVAKKFNESITMKANMVRVNSSKTGNLTVEAQFQSLYLGRVDDLIPLMQKSFPELGLVREDCTEMSWIESILYKAGFAKGQSTDVLLNRTQLIGLLFFKAKSDYVRDPIPDIGLEGLWPFFYEDEAQDAYIQFTPYGGRMDEISESETPFAHRSGYLFHIQYGVYWQQKGNAAEQRHFNWIRRVYKYMEPYVSNSPRAAYLNYRDLDIGVNNNGDTSFSQASIWGFKYFGNNFYRLAHVKSRVDPQNFFRNEQSIPPLISERDRMPL comes from the coding sequence ATGAAGTATCTAAGCTCCTATTTCACCTTTGCTACTGCCAttgctcttttattttcatttgatctTTCTTCAGCAGATGAAAAGTTTGTTCAATGTCTTTACAATCATCCCCATATCACCAACTCAATCTCCAGTGTTGTTTACACCCAAACCAACTCTTCGTACACCTCTATCCTAGATGTTTCTATTCAAAATCGTAGGTTCTTAAACATAACCTCAAAACCCCAAGTTGTTATCACACCACTGGACGCTTCTCACATTCAAGCCACCATAATCTGTGCCCAAAGTCATGGTCTGCAAATTCGAACTCGAAGCGGAGGCCATGATTATGAGGGTCTCTCGTACGTTGCTGAGGTTTCCTTTGTCATTCTTGACCTCATAAACCTTCGGGGAATCGAAGTTGACGTAGAAAACAGAATTGCATGGGTTGAAGCTGGGGCGACCATCGGTGAACTTTACTACAGGATTAGTCAGAAAAGCAAAACACTTGGTTTCCcagcaggtgaatgcccacctGTGGGTGTTGGTGGCCACTTTAGCGGTGGTGGCTATGGATACATGATGCGTAAGTACGGTCTTGCTGCTGATCACATAATTGATGCTAAGATTGTTGACGTCAATGGTAATCTCCTAGATAAAGGAACAATGGGTGAGGATCTATTTTGGGCCATTAGAGGTGGTGGTGGAGCAAGCTTTGGAGTCATCGTTGCTTGGAAGATAAAACTAGTTTCAGTTCCATCAATTGTAACAGTGTTCCaagttggaaggacattggaagAAAATGCAACAGAGATTATTCATAAGTGGCAGCGTGTGGCAAAGAAATTTAACGAGAGCATAACCATGAAGGCCAACATGGTAAGGGTAAATTCAAGTAAAACTGGGAATCTAACAGTAGAAGCGCAATTTCAATCCTTGTATCTGGGACGTGTGGATGACCTCATTCCCTTGATGCAAAAGAGCTTCCCGGAGTTGGGTTTGGTGAGAGAAGATTGCACTGAGATGAGTTGGATAGAATCAATTTTGTACAAGGCTGGATTCGCAAAAGGTCAATCAACAGATGTTTTGCTGAACAGAACTCAATTAATCGGTTTGTTATTCTTCAAAGCAAAATCTGATTATGTGAGGGATCCTATTCCAGATATTGGGTTAGAAGGGTTATGGCCTTTCTTTTATGAAGATGAGGCTCAAGATGCTTACATTCAATTCACTCCCTATGGAGGAAGGATGGATGAAATTTCAGAATCCGAAACTCCATTCGCACACAGATCTGGCTACTTATTCCACATTCAATACGGGGTGTATTGGCAACAAAAAGGGAATGCGGCAGAACAAAGGCACTTTAACTGGATTAGAAGAGTCTATAAATATATGGAACCTTATGTTTCAAACTCCCCTAGAGCTGCATATCTGAATTATAGAGACCTTGACATTGGAGTTAATAACAATGGCGACACAAGCTTCAGCCAAGCCAGCATTTGGGGCTTTAAGTATTTCGGTAACAACTTTTACAGATTGGCACACGTGAAGTCCAGGGTTGACCCTCAAAACTTCTTCAGAAACGAACAAAGCATACCTCCTCTTATCTCGGAGAGGGACCGCATGccattataa
- the LOC106752841 gene encoding tRNA (guanine(10)-N2)-methyltransferase homolog, protein MWYLCVFYHRLLDYRKPEVESLAQLFGAIEDLQNDDVPFQLQWKLPPHYHTDSPFHFVNLPSEQLAHDIAKRSILVKGMYELWGEGSSYDELKESVLNYPDERKLPYLDSDSTFKITVDSFGKVISLEEQNELIQGLSYIPFKGRVKLRNPDHNFWLIEVDNYGGNNGLPPIVQKRIFFGREVGGADRKLIPTYQLKSRNYLGPTAMDAEMAFLMANQALATSGKLVYDPFVGTGSILVAAAHFGAMTMGADIDIRVVRDGRGPNCNVWSNFKQYGLPMPVGLLRADNNLPPWRPTLKEVFDAIICDPPYGVRAGGRKSGGRKLLKGAVKPYTVPDDKRTDHIPSTAPYSLVECVHDLLDLAAKMLVMGGRLVFFYPVLREDDFAESHFPEHPCFKLISSSEQILSSRYSRVLLTMVKTGPYTEEIAEVARIKHMEFKENHVKWLEDGNLHSAVFSPADGQLTEAGDPKLIKDPKPKYRGKYV, encoded by the exons ATGTGGTATTTGTGCGTTTTCTACCACCGGTTGTTGGATTACAGAAAACCCGAAGTGGAATCTCTGGCACAACTCTTTGGAGCCATTGAGGACCTCCAGAACGACGACGTTCCCTTCCAACTGCAATGGAAGCTCCCTCCTCACTACCACACCGATTCCCCTTTCCATTTCGTAAATCTCCCTTCCGAACAACTTGCTCATGACATTGCCAAAAGAA GTATACTTGTGAAGGGAATGTATGAGCTTTGGGGGGAAGGGAGTAGCTACGATGAGTTGAAAGAGTCTGTCTTGAATTACCCTGATGAGAGGAAGTTGCCGTACTTGGATTCTGATAGCACTTTCAAGATTACTGTTGATAGCTTCGGGAAGGTCATTAGCCTGGAGGAGCAAAATGAACTCATTCAAGGGCTCTCTTATATCCCTTTCAAG GGGCGTGTAAAGTTGAGAAACCCAGATCACAACTTCTGGCTTATAGAAGTAGATAACTATGGAGGTAATAATGGTCTTCCTCCAATTGTACAAAAGAGAATCTTCTTTGGTCGTGAAGTGGGTGGGGCTGATAGGAAGCTTATACCCACCTATCAGTTGAAAAGCCGTAATTATCTTGGGCCAACAGCCATGGATGCTGAAATGGCTTTTCTAATGGCCAATCAAGCACTGGCTACTTCTGGGAAGCTTGTTTATGACCCTTTTGTTGGAACTGGAAGTATTCTTGTTGCAGCAGCTCATTTTGGAGCAATGACCATG GGGGCTGACATTGACATTAGGGTAGTCCGTGATGGACGAGGTCCTAACTGTAATGTTTGGAGTAATTTTAAGCAG TATGGATTACCTATGCCTGTTGGTCTTCTAAGGGCGGATAACAACCTTCCTCCTTGGCGTCCAACGTTGAAAGAG GTATTTGATGCCATAATATGTGATCCTCCTTACGGAGTACGAGCTGGGGGACGCAAATCTGGTGGTCGGAAGCTGCTAAAGGGGGCTGTGAAACCCTACACAGTTCCGGATGACAAAAGGACAGATCACATACCATCAACTGCACCATACAGTTTAGTTGAGTGCGTGCATGATTTGCTTGATCTTGCAGCCAAGATGCTTGTAATGGGTGGAAGGCTTGTGTTTTTCTATCCTGTGTTGAGAGAAGATGATTTTGCTGAAAGCCATTTCCCAGAACATCCATGTTTTAAGTTGATATCTTCGTCAGAGCAGATCCTTAGTTCACGTTATAGCAGGGTATTACTGACAATGGTGAAGACAGGTCCTTACACAGAGGAAATAGCTGAGGTGGCTAGGATAAAGCATATGGAGTTTAAGGAGAACCATGTAAAGTGGTTGGAAGATGGTAATCTTCATTCTGCAGTTTTCAGTCCAGCTGATGGTCAGTTAACAGAGGCTGGTGATCCCAAGCTTATTAAGGATCCAAAGCCTAAATACAGAGGAAAGTATGTTTAG
- the LOC106752884 gene encoding glycine-rich RNA-binding protein RZ1A isoform X1 — MFKMSDVEEYRCFIGGLAWSTSDRKLKDTFEKFGKLVEAKVVVDKFSGRSRGFGFVTFDEKKAMEEAIDAMNGMDLDGRTITVDRAQPQQGSTRDDGDRYRERGRDRDRNRDYGGGGGRGSNGGECFKCGKPGHFARECPGEGSRGGGRYGGRESRHGGSGGGGGGHYGPDRNADRSSGGRNRDGGSHGDSGNDRYHRDRAGPYERERRGSGGFR; from the exons ATG TTTAAAATGTCTGATGTGGAAGAGTATCGCTGCTTCATTGGTGGCCTTGCATGGTCAACATCTGATAGAAAATTAAAGGATACATTTGAAAAGTTTGGCAAGCTGGTTGAGGCAAAG GTTGTTGTTGACAAGTTCTCTGGGCGTTCACGTGGTTTTGGATTTGTCACATTTGATGAAAAGAAAGCAATGGAAGAGGCTATTGATGCTATGAATGGGATGGATTTAGATGGGCGGACTATTACTGTAGATAGAGCCCAGCCTCAACAAGGATCAACTAGAGATGATGGTGATCGCTACCGGGAGCGTGGCCGTGATCGTGATCGTAACCGCGATTATGGAGGTGGAGGGGGCCGAGGATCTAACGGTGGTGAATGCTTTAAGTGTGGAAAACCTGGTCATTTTGCTAGGGAATGCCCTGGTGAAGGGTCCAGGGGTGGCGGAAGGTATGGTGGTAGGGAAAGTAGACATGGTGgaagcggtggtggtggtggtggtcaCTATGGTCCAGATAGAAATGCAGATCGTTCTTCAGGGGGCCGCAACAGGGATGGCGGTAGTCATGGAGATTCTGGAAATGATCGATATCATCGTGATCGTGCAGGACCGTATGAGCGAGAGCGACGGGGATCAGGAGGCTTTCGTtga
- the LOC106752884 gene encoding glycine-rich RNA-binding protein RZ1A isoform X2 codes for MSDVEEYRCFIGGLAWSTSDRKLKDTFEKFGKLVEAKVVVDKFSGRSRGFGFVTFDEKKAMEEAIDAMNGMDLDGRTITVDRAQPQQGSTRDDGDRYRERGRDRDRNRDYGGGGGRGSNGGECFKCGKPGHFARECPGEGSRGGGRYGGRESRHGGSGGGGGGHYGPDRNADRSSGGRNRDGGSHGDSGNDRYHRDRAGPYERERRGSGGFR; via the exons ATGTCTGATGTGGAAGAGTATCGCTGCTTCATTGGTGGCCTTGCATGGTCAACATCTGATAGAAAATTAAAGGATACATTTGAAAAGTTTGGCAAGCTGGTTGAGGCAAAG GTTGTTGTTGACAAGTTCTCTGGGCGTTCACGTGGTTTTGGATTTGTCACATTTGATGAAAAGAAAGCAATGGAAGAGGCTATTGATGCTATGAATGGGATGGATTTAGATGGGCGGACTATTACTGTAGATAGAGCCCAGCCTCAACAAGGATCAACTAGAGATGATGGTGATCGCTACCGGGAGCGTGGCCGTGATCGTGATCGTAACCGCGATTATGGAGGTGGAGGGGGCCGAGGATCTAACGGTGGTGAATGCTTTAAGTGTGGAAAACCTGGTCATTTTGCTAGGGAATGCCCTGGTGAAGGGTCCAGGGGTGGCGGAAGGTATGGTGGTAGGGAAAGTAGACATGGTGgaagcggtggtggtggtggtggtcaCTATGGTCCAGATAGAAATGCAGATCGTTCTTCAGGGGGCCGCAACAGGGATGGCGGTAGTCATGGAGATTCTGGAAATGATCGATATCATCGTGATCGTGCAGGACCGTATGAGCGAGAGCGACGGGGATCAGGAGGCTTTCGTtga